One stretch of Tissierellales bacterium DNA includes these proteins:
- a CDS encoding ATP-dependent Clp protease ATP-binding subunit, which translates to MMMCSECKKNLAVIFTNKVENGKTVVEGLCIDCARKKGIPMVDELIKQTGMSPEELATMNKHVSGMLEDMDEDEIKEMTESMDRMMPEGMKDNFMQMFNGSMAGSEDEFEKDDEYPDAEFVEVDEKEEPSRKQKRRKRKYLDKFGSNLTLKAKEGFIDRIIGRYDEIDRVVQILNRRNKNNPVLIGEPGVGKTAIAEGLALRIVEKKVPAKLFGAEIYLLDLTAIVAGTQFRGQFESRMKAIIDEAQREENVILVIDELHNIVGAGEAQNGAMNAANILKPALARGDVQIIGSTTLEEYRKHIEKDSALERRFQPVMVEEPSVEDSVEILKGIKDYYERYHKVQIDDNVIEHAVRLSERYITDRYLPDKAIDVIDEAGSRANLKNLGLVELEKLRQEYDEIGDLKAKYAQEDNYEKAAELKVQELKIKDKITKLEQETADVEITKEDIAYVIEAWTKIPVHKITEDEADRLLGLESQLHKRVIGQNDAIKSLAKTIRRNRSGFRRKRKPASFIFVGPTGVGKTELVKTLAAELFGSEEAMIRIDMSEYMEKHTVSKLIGAPPGYVGYDEGGQLTERVRRKPYSVILLDEIEKAHPDVYNMLLQILEDGRLTDSQGRTVFFENTVIVMTSNAGTSYKSSVIGFNKDNESDLKGSVHEALKASFRPEFLNRIDEIIVFDSLKKDELRQIVELMLSEVREEVGESKMKLSYTEEVREWLLEKGFDPKYGARPLRRTIQKYIEDEISELYLKGIYKEGSKINIDVEDNELKFN; encoded by the coding sequence GTCGTTGAGGGACTTTGCATTGATTGCGCTCGCAAAAAAGGGATTCCTATGGTGGATGAGCTTATCAAACAGACTGGAATGAGTCCAGAGGAATTAGCGACGATGAATAAGCATGTATCTGGTATGCTTGAAGATATGGATGAAGATGAAATTAAAGAAATGACAGAATCTATGGATCGAATGATGCCAGAGGGAATGAAGGATAATTTTATGCAAATGTTCAATGGCTCGATGGCGGGAAGTGAAGATGAATTTGAAAAAGATGATGAATATCCTGATGCTGAATTTGTTGAGGTTGACGAAAAAGAAGAACCTTCTAGAAAGCAAAAGCGAAGAAAACGCAAGTATTTGGATAAATTCGGATCTAATTTGACGTTGAAAGCAAAAGAAGGATTTATAGATCGTATAATTGGAAGATATGATGAAATAGACAGAGTGGTACAAATATTAAATAGAAGAAACAAGAACAACCCTGTACTCATTGGAGAGCCCGGTGTTGGGAAAACAGCTATTGCAGAAGGGTTAGCACTTCGAATTGTTGAAAAGAAAGTGCCGGCAAAACTGTTTGGTGCAGAGATATATCTACTAGACTTAACTGCAATAGTTGCAGGAACTCAGTTTAGAGGTCAGTTTGAAAGCCGAATGAAAGCTATAATAGATGAAGCTCAAAGAGAAGAAAATGTAATACTAGTAATAGATGAACTTCACAATATAGTAGGGGCGGGAGAGGCACAAAATGGAGCGATGAATGCAGCTAATATACTAAAGCCAGCTCTTGCTAGGGGCGATGTTCAAATCATAGGCTCTACGACGCTAGAAGAGTATAGAAAACATATAGAGAAAGATTCGGCTTTGGAGAGAAGATTTCAACCAGTTATGGTGGAAGAACCTTCAGTTGAGGATAGTGTAGAAATTTTAAAGGGAATAAAAGATTATTACGAGAGATATCACAAGGTTCAGATTGATGACAATGTTATAGAGCATGCGGTTAGATTATCAGAAAGATATATAACGGATAGATATCTTCCCGATAAAGCGATTGATGTGATAGATGAAGCTGGTTCAAGGGCAAATCTCAAAAATTTAGGACTTGTAGAACTTGAGAAATTAAGACAAGAGTATGATGAAATTGGCGATTTGAAAGCGAAGTATGCTCAAGAAGATAATTATGAAAAAGCTGCAGAATTGAAAGTTCAAGAGCTTAAGATTAAAGATAAGATTACAAAACTAGAGCAGGAAACTGCGGATGTAGAGATAACAAAAGAAGATATAGCCTATGTTATAGAAGCATGGACTAAAATTCCAGTTCATAAGATTACAGAAGATGAGGCTGACAGATTATTAGGGCTAGAATCACAATTACACAAACGAGTAATAGGTCAAAATGATGCAATAAAATCACTTGCGAAGACAATTAGAAGAAATAGATCTGGATTTAGAAGGAAGAGAAAACCAGCATCGTTTATATTTGTTGGTCCTACTGGAGTTGGTAAGACTGAATTGGTGAAAACACTTGCTGCAGAACTTTTTGGAAGTGAAGAGGCTATGATTAGAATCGATATGTCCGAGTATATGGAGAAGCACACAGTGTCAAAACTTATAGGTGCACCTCCTGGATATGTAGGATATGATGAAGGTGGACAGCTTACAGAGAGAGTTAGAAGAAAACCATATTCAGTAATACTACTAGATGAAATTGAAAAAGCTCATCCTGACGTTTACAATATGCTACTTCAAATACTTGAAGATGGCAGACTTACGGATAGTCAGGGCAGGACCGTGTTTTTTGAAAATACAGTTATAGTCATGACATCAAATGCTGGAACTAGCTATAAATCTAGTGTTATTGGATTTAATAAAGACAATGAATCAGATTTAAAGGGATCAGTTCATGAAGCACTGAAGGCATCATTTAGACCAGAGTTTCTAAATAGAATTGATGAGATTATAGTATTTGATTCTCTTAAAAAAGATGAGCTTAGACAGATAGTTGAGCTTATGCTTTCTGAAGTTCGAGAAGAGGTAGGCGAGAGCAAAATGAAGCTAAGTTATACCGAAGAAGTCAGAGAATGGCTTTTAGAGAAAGGTTTTGATCCTAAATATGGAGCGAGACCACTTAGAAGAACTATACAGAAGTATATTGAAGATGAGATTTCAGAGTTATACTTAAAAGGAATTTACAAAGAAGGTAGCAAGATAAACATAGATGTCGAGGATAATGAGCTAAAATTTAATTAA